A stretch of Miscanthus floridulus cultivar M001 chromosome 13, ASM1932011v1, whole genome shotgun sequence DNA encodes these proteins:
- the LOC136499532 gene encoding zinc finger BED domain-containing protein RICESLEEPER 2-like — protein sequence MANEDGLLPVGLAPEGENDDDTRADAAVLFGIDLGDGSAAPIDVDADDGEGGTATTNSNGTGPSVAGTGNTSKRKSPVWADFEEIYEVINGSRICTNAVCKMCKTTLSARSSAGTGHLKRHQKSCRIKTDQRARVQSRLSYNPNGSVYNWDYKPKVARSELCRLIAKLDLPLGICETDAWEEYIVRVHNPRFVKVPRQTTTRDLGKLFNERCNIIKNCVLSSASSVGLTSDIWSGNAKEDYISVVAYYMTADWELQKKVIGLCLIEVKHTSDNIAEKIACVIEAFGLLDKVFSVTLGNSSSNAKAMETLTPMFAGYLGSEPAPTPSDPNKVKYHLVHQCCACHIINMIVKSGLKRFKPYTEDFRTAINFLNSSNQRIALFNNFCITKGVRPRKFGLDMDVRWNATYLMLKHLLPYKDVFSVFINSNYGSTLLTASHWYIAAKILEFLEVFYDSTVTLSGVYYLTSPLILHHLLDIITHLHESSKNQNLFSVVYPMKLKYLKYWKDISLLYSFAFILDPRGKMRGLFNVLTIMQQKTGFDYSSYYGIVKTKIFKLFNKYEEKFGAARSQRRAAHPASITGKRKHAWGRIFGGPGASGVVGPSPASAPSPSLSTSAAACELSTYLDSDNVTTYEDDFDLLLWWRDHKLTYPVLSIMARDIMSVPRFNSVFRILFQLDRKNT from the coding sequence ATGGCCAACGAGGATGGCCTCCTACCGGTTGGCCTAGCCCCAGAGGGTGAGAATGATGACGACACTCGAGCCGACGCTGCTGTGTTGTTCGGTATCGATCTTGGGGACGGCTCTGCTGCTCCGATCGATGTGGACGCAGACGATGGCGAAGGGGGGACGGCGACTACGAACTCCAACGGCACTGGTCCTTCGGTTGCTGGTACAGGTAACACTAGTAAGCGCAAATCGCCTGTGTGGGCTGATTTTGAGGAGATCTATGAGGTTATTAATGGTTCTAGAATTTGCACCAATGCTGTTTGTAAGATGTGCAAAACTACCTTGTCTGCTAGATCTTCTGCTGGCACTGGTCACTTAAAAAGGCACCAAAAATCATGTAGGATTAAAACTGATCAACGTGCTAGGGTTCAATCTAGGCTTTCATACAATCCTAATGGTTCTGTTTATAACTGGGATTATAAACCTAAAGTTGCTAGATCTGAATTATGTCGTTTGATTGCTAAGCTTGATCTGCCTTTAGGAATTTGTGAGACTGATGCTTGGGAAGAATACATTGTTAGAGTTCATAATCCTAGGTTTGTGAAGGTCcctagacagaccaccactagagatcttggcaAACTTTTTAATGAACGATGTAATATAATTAAGAACTGTGTGTTGTCTAGTGCTTCTTCTGTTGGTCTGacatcagacatttggtctggtaatgcaaaGGAAGACTATATCAGTGTTGTTGCTTATTATATGACTGCTGACTGGGAGTTGCAGAAAAAGGTAATTGGTCTCTGCTTGATTGAGGTAAAACATACTAGTGACAATATTGCAGAAAAAATTGCTTGTGTGATTGAAGCATTTGGTTTGCTTGACAAGGTGTTCTCTGTTACTCTTGGCAATTCTTCTTCcaatgctaaggctatggaaacattgacacctatgtttgctggttatCTGGGTTCTGAACCTGCACCTACACCTTCAGATCCTAATAAGGTTAAGTATCATCTTGTGCATCAATGTTGTGCTTGCCATATTATTAATATGATAGTAAAATCTGGCTTAAAAAGGTTCAAACCTTACACTGAGGATTTCAGAACTGCTATTAACTTTTTGAACTCATCTAATCAAAGGATTGCTTTGTTCAATAACTTTTGCATTactaagggtgttagacctagaaagtttggtttggatatggatgttagatggaatgctacatatcttatgcttaaacacctgcttccatataaggatgttttttctgtgttcattaattccaaCTATGGCTCAACGTTGTTAACTGCAAGTCACTGGTATATTGCTGCTAAAATACTTGAATTCCTAGAAGTTTTTTATGACTCCACAGTCACtctttctggtgtttactatctAACTAGTCCACTTATTCTGCACCATCTGCTAGATATTATAACTCATTTGCATGAAAGTTCAAAGAATCAGAATCTGTTTTCTGTTgtctatcctatgaagcttaaataccTAAAATACTGGAAGGACATATCTCTGTTgtattcatttgcattcattcttgatcctagaggtaAAATGAGAGGTTTATTTAATGTTCTTACCATAATGCAACAAAAAACTGGTTTTGACTACAGTTCTTATTACGGTATTGTGAAAACTAAAATTTTCAAGTTGTTTAACAAGTATGAAgaaaagtttggtgcagctaggtctcaaaggagGGCTGCACATCCTGCAAGCATCACAGGTAAGAGGAAGCATGCATGGGGAAGAATTTTTGGAGGCCCTGGAGCATCAGGTGTTGTTGGACCTTCCCCTGCCTCTGCTCCTAGTCCTTCTTTATCTACTTCTGCTGCTGCTTGTGAGCTATCTACTTAtctggacagtgacaatgtcactacatatgaggatgactttgatctacttctctggtggcgtgaccataAGCTAACATATCCAGTGCTTTCTATCATGGCTAGAGACATTATGTCAGTTCCTCGTTTCAACAGTGTCTTCAGAATCTTGTTTCAGCTTGACAGGAAGAATACTTGA